One Desulfonatronum thiosulfatophilum DNA window includes the following coding sequences:
- a CDS encoding type I restriction endonuclease subunit R, whose product MTSKITESAIETFAIGLFVKLGYQYVYAPGIAPDSETPERERFEDVLLLERLRSAVARINPTIPADVREEAIKQVQRLNSPELIANNEAFHRMLTEGIKVTYQHRGNERGDLVWLVDFARPENNEFVIANQFTVIGHHTNQGHQSKRPDVVLFVNGLPLVVMELKNAADENATIKSAYQQLQTYKEVIPSLFTYNGLLVISDGLEAKVGSLSAGLSRFMAWKTADGKLEASALISQLETLIQGMLNKATLLDLLRHFVVFEKSKKEDPATGIISISTVKKLAAYHQYYAVNAAVASTLRATSEAPRVMAETPESYGLASVDAQPPGDRKAGVVWHTQGSGKSLTMVFYTGKIVLALDNPTVVMITDRNDLDDQLFDTFAACTQLLRQEPVQVDDRQELKRLLRVASGGVIFTTIQKFQPEEGNVYEELTDRRNVVVIADEAHRTQYGFKAKTVDEKDAQGNITGKRIVYGFAKYLRDALPNATYLGFTGTPIEKTDVNTPAVFGNYVDVYDIAQAVEDGATKKIYYESRLARVSLSAEGKKLIAELDEELEQDELTETQKAKAKWTKMEALVGAEQRIRNVARDIVAHFEQRQEVFAGKAMIVAMSRRIAADLYEEIIKLKPEWHSPDLTKGVIKVVMTAASADGPKLAGHHTTKEQRKTLAERMKDPDDELKLVIVRDMWLTGFDAPCMHTLYIDKPMKGHNLMQAIARVNRVYGDKPAGLVVDYLGIASDLKQALSFYADAGGKGDPMLAQEQAVQLMLEKIEVVAGMYHGFPYEDYFEADTSRKLSMILAAEEHILGLEDGKKRYIDQVTALSQAFAIAIPHEQALDVKDEIAFFQAVKARLAKFDSTGTGRTNEEIESTIRQVIDKALVSEQVIDVFDAAGIKKPDISILSEEFLLELKNKEHKNVALEVLKKLLNDEIKARAKKNLVQSRTLMEMLQDAIKRYHAKVLTAVEVMDELINISKEIVKSDKQAEELGMSDYEYAFYTAVANNKSARELMQQDKLRELAIVLFERVKANASIDWTMKESVKAKLKVIVKRTLRQFGYPPDMQKLATETVLKQAEMLASELTCSE is encoded by the coding sequence TCGCCATCGGGCTGTTCGTGAAGCTCGGGTATCAGTACGTCTATGCCCCGGGCATCGCGCCGGACAGCGAAACGCCGGAGCGCGAACGCTTTGAGGATGTGTTGCTGCTGGAGCGGCTGCGCTCGGCGGTAGCGCGTATCAATCCGACCATTCCCGCCGATGTGCGCGAGGAGGCGATCAAGCAGGTTCAGCGCCTGAACTCGCCGGAACTCATCGCAAATAATGAAGCCTTTCACCGAATGCTGACCGAGGGCATCAAGGTCACCTACCAGCACAGAGGAAATGAGCGCGGAGACCTGGTGTGGCTGGTGGATTTCGCCCGGCCCGAGAACAACGAATTCGTCATTGCCAATCAGTTTACGGTGATCGGCCACCATACGAATCAGGGGCACCAGAGCAAGCGCCCGGATGTGGTCTTGTTCGTCAACGGTCTGCCGCTGGTGGTGATGGAACTCAAAAACGCCGCCGATGAAAACGCCACCATCAAATCCGCCTACCAGCAATTGCAGACCTACAAGGAAGTGATCCCCAGTCTTTTCACCTACAACGGCCTGTTGGTGATCTCCGACGGGCTGGAAGCCAAAGTGGGATCACTGTCCGCGGGGCTCTCCCGATTCATGGCGTGGAAAACGGCGGACGGCAAGCTGGAGGCATCCGCGCTGATCAGTCAGTTGGAAACCTTGATCCAGGGCATGTTGAACAAGGCAACGCTGCTGGATTTGCTGCGCCATTTTGTTGTGTTCGAAAAGTCAAAGAAAGAAGACCCGGCAACGGGTATTATCAGCATCAGCACGGTGAAGAAGCTGGCGGCGTATCACCAGTACTACGCCGTCAACGCGGCGGTGGCTTCCACCTTGCGGGCGACGAGTGAAGCGCCACGGGTAATGGCTGAAACGCCGGAGAGTTACGGCTTGGCAAGTGTTGATGCCCAACCGCCGGGAGACCGCAAGGCCGGAGTGGTGTGGCATACGCAGGGCAGCGGCAAATCGCTTACGATGGTTTTCTATACGGGCAAGATCGTCCTGGCGCTGGATAACCCCACCGTTGTCATGATCACCGACCGCAACGATCTGGATGATCAATTGTTCGATACATTTGCCGCCTGTACCCAGCTCTTGCGGCAGGAGCCGGTGCAGGTGGATGACCGTCAAGAGTTGAAACGGCTATTGCGAGTAGCGTCCGGCGGGGTGATCTTCACCACCATTCAGAAGTTCCAGCCGGAAGAAGGCAATGTCTACGAGGAACTGACCGACCGCCGCAATGTGGTGGTGATCGCCGACGAAGCGCACCGCACCCAGTACGGCTTCAAGGCTAAAACCGTGGACGAGAAAGACGCGCAAGGCAACATCACCGGCAAGCGGATTGTGTACGGCTTTGCCAAATATCTGCGCGACGCCCTGCCGAACGCGACCTACCTGGGTTTTACCGGGACGCCCATCGAAAAGACCGACGTCAACACCCCGGCGGTGTTCGGCAATTATGTCGATGTGTACGACATCGCCCAAGCGGTGGAGGACGGGGCCACCAAGAAAATTTACTACGAAAGCCGTCTGGCCAGGGTGTCGCTCAGCGCCGAGGGCAAGAAGCTCATAGCCGAACTGGACGAGGAGCTGGAACAGGACGAACTGACCGAGACCCAGAAGGCCAAGGCCAAGTGGACGAAGATGGAGGCCTTGGTCGGCGCGGAGCAGCGCATCCGGAATGTGGCGCGGGACATCGTGGCGCATTTCGAGCAACGCCAGGAAGTGTTTGCGGGCAAGGCGATGATCGTGGCCATGTCGCGGCGCATTGCGGCTGATCTGTATGAAGAGATCATCAAGCTGAAGCCGGAATGGCACTCACCCGATCTGACCAAGGGCGTGATCAAGGTGGTGATGACGGCGGCCTCCGCGGATGGCCCGAAACTGGCCGGGCATCACACCACCAAAGAGCAACGCAAGACCCTCGCCGAGCGCATGAAAGACCCCGATGACGAGCTGAAGCTGGTTATTGTGCGCGATATGTGGCTCACCGGCTTCGATGCGCCCTGTATGCACACCTTGTATATCGACAAGCCTATGAAGGGCCACAACCTGATGCAGGCCATTGCGCGGGTGAATCGGGTATATGGTGACAAGCCGGCGGGTTTGGTGGTGGACTATCTGGGCATTGCTTCCGATCTCAAGCAGGCGTTGTCGTTCTATGCCGATGCCGGTGGCAAGGGCGATCCGATGCTGGCCCAGGAACAGGCCGTGCAATTGATGCTGGAGAAGATCGAAGTGGTGGCCGGCATGTATCACGGCTTCCCTTACGAGGATTACTTCGAGGCCGACACCTCCAGAAAACTCTCAATGATCCTGGCGGCCGAGGAACATATCCTCGGGCTGGAGGATGGCAAGAAGCGTTATATCGACCAAGTCACCGCCCTGTCGCAGGCATTCGCCATCGCCATTCCTCATGAACAGGCCCTGGATGTGAAGGATGAAATCGCCTTCTTTCAGGCGGTGAAGGCGAGGCTTGCGAAGTTCGACAGCACCGGCACGGGTCGTACCAACGAGGAAATCGAATCAACCATCCGACAGGTGATCGACAAGGCGCTGGTGTCGGAGCAAGTCATTGATGTGTTCGACGCTGCCGGAATCAAGAAGCCCGATATTTCGATTCTTTCCGAGGAGTTCCTGCTGGAGCTGAAAAACAAGGAGCACAAAAACGTCGCGCTGGAAGTTCTCAAAAAACTGCTCAACGACGAAATCAAAGCGCGCGCCAAAAAGAATCTGGTGCAAAGCCGGACCCTGATGGAGATGCTGCAAGATGCCATCAAGCGATACCACGCCAAGGTGCTCACGGCGGTGGAGGTGATGGACGAGCTGATCAATATCAGCAAGGAAATCGTCAAATCGGATAAGCAGGCCGAAGAGCTCGGCATGAGTGACTATGAGTACGCTTTTTATACTGCCGTAGCCAACAACAAGAGCGCCAGAGAGTTAATGCAACAGGACAAGTTGCGCGAGTTGGCCATTGTATTGTTCGAACGAGTAAAAGCAAACGCTTCAATCGATTGGACAATGAAAGAAAGTGTAAAGGCAAAACTCAAAGTCATTGTAAAAAGGACTTTAAGACAATTCGGGTATCCGCCTGACATGCAAAAACTGGCAACCGAGACGGTGCTTAAGCAGGCGGAGATGTTGGCAAGTGAATTAACTTGCTCAGAATGA